CGCCGGCGAGACGATCCCGGTGGACGGTGAGGTGATCGAGGGCTCGAGCCGCCTGAACCGCGCCATCCTCACCGGCGAGTCCGAGGAGGTGGAGGTCGACGTGGGCGACACGGTGTATGCCGGCACCCTGAACCGGTCCGCAGAGCTCCGCATCAGCGTGCGGGCCACCGGGGATGACAGCCGCCTGGCGCGCATCCTCGCGCAGGTGGACGAGAGCGCACAGCGGCGGGCGCCGGTTGTCCTGCTCGCCGACCGTCTGGCCTCGAAGCTGGTGCTGGTGGTGCTGTCGCTTGCCGCCGCGACGTTCTTCCTCTGGATCCGCCGCGGTGACAGTGCAGCGGCGTGGGACAACACGATCGCGCTGCTGATCTCGACCTGCCCGTGTGCCCTGGCGCTGGCCACGCCGCTGGCGATGACGGCAGCGGTCGGACGCGCTGCCCGCACGGGCATCTACGTGAAGGGCGGCGACACGCTCGAGTCGCTGAGCCGGCCGGGGTGGCTCGTGCTCGACAAGACGGGCACGCTCACCGTCGGTGAGACGACGCTGGTGTCGTGGTCGGGGGACGAGGGCCTGCGTCCGATGATCCTGGCGCTCGAGGCGACGTCGACGCATCCGATCGCGGCCGGGTTCCGCCGTGCGTGGTCCGGCCTCACGCCCGCCGCGTCGGCCGAGGTGCAACACACGATCGGTGGCGGCATCGTGGGCACGGTGGGCGGGCACCACGTGGTGCTCGGCTCACCCAGGTTCCTGGCAACGGAGCTGCCACACGCGCCGGCGTCGGTGTCGGTCGCGTCGGACGGCTACACGCCGGTGCTGGTCGCGGTCGATGGCCGCATCGTGGGACGGGCTTCGTTCGGCGACGCGATCCGTCCCGATGCGGCTGCCGCCCTCGCGACACTGCGCGCACGCGGCTGGAGGACCCTGCTGCTCTCCGGCGATTCGCAGTCCGTGTCGGCACGGGTCGGTGCCGAGCTCGGATTCGCGCCCGACGAGATCGTGGCCGAGGCGACGCCGGAGGAGAAGGCGGCGCGCGTCACCGCGCTGGTGCAGGCGGTCGGTGGTGGCCGGACCCCGCCCTGCGTGGCAATGGTCGGCGACGGCGTGAACGATGCCGCGGCGATCGCGGCGGCGACGGTCGGAATCGGGGTGCACGGCGGTGCCGAGGCGTCGCTGGCGACCGCCGACGTCGCGATGACGCGGGACGGGCTGACCGCCCTGGTGGCGCTCGACACCGGCGCGCGCCGGTCGATGACGATGATCCGCCGCAACATCGCGTGGGCGCTGGCGTACAATGTGGTGGGTGTGGGGCTGGCGATGACCGGCCACATCACCCCGCTCGTGGCGGCGATCATGATGCCGACCAGTTCCCTCACGGTCGTGCTGGCAAGCTGGCTGGGACGCACATTCACCAAGGACGGACGATGAGCATCCTGTATCTCGTGGTGCCGCTGGCGCTGGTCATCGTCGCCGTGTCGGTTGGCGGGTACCTCTGGGCCGTGAAGGATGGCCAGATGGACGACCTCGAGACGCCCGGCATCCGCGTGATTCGCGACGATCAGTAGGCGTCCATCGCAGCGTTCCAGGCCAGAGGTCCCTCACGCTGGCGGCCGGCGGCGGGCTGAAAACTCCCGCGGATTCGCGGGGCTGGTGTTTGTGGAAGTCCGCGGGTTCCCACGGAGCCACGGAGGGCACGGAGGGCCCGGAGAAGAGCTGGTGGGGAACTGCTCGCGCGAGGCAGCGTCCGCGATCGCGAACGCAGTTCCCCCCAGCCTTTGCAGTTCTCCGTGCCCTCCGTGGACTCCGTGGCTCCGTGGGAACCCGCGATGCGGAAGCTGCCACCAGAACACGGTACACGCACACCGCACGCGCGCACCGCACGCGCACATCGCCCGCGCACGGTGCACCGCTCCCCCCGACCCTCACCGGTTGAGCAGCATCTCCGCCCGCACGTACACGAACCGCCCGTTGTAGCCGAACGGCGACGAGCCGGGGTAGATGAAGGTGCCGTTGTTCGTGTTCGCCTCGATCTGCACCTCGTCGGGATAGGTGTTGAAGAGGTTGCGTGCGCCGAGGTTCACGTTGATGCCCTCGAACCGGTACCCCACCTCGGTGTCGAAGATGGTCTTGGCCTTGAACGACTCCAGGCCATCGAGGCTGCCCTCGATGAAGCTGCCGTAGTCCGAGGCGCGGCCGAGTGCGTGGAAGCGCCCGCTGGCATATTTCACGGCCAGTGACGAGCGCCGGTTGGGCCGGTTCCGCTTGATCGCGTTGATCGTGACGGCGTCCAGCGCACTGGTGTAGCTGGTGCCGGTGCCGGCGAGGATGGCGGGCAGCGGTGCGATGCGCGTGATGTCGGTGGTCGTGTAGTTCAGCGCCCCAGTGACGTCGAAGGTCCCGCGGAGCGCCACCAGCCGGTAGTTGGCCGTGATGTCCACGCCGTCGGTCTTCGTGTCGAGCGCGTTGGTGGGGAACTGCACGCCGGCGATCGTCGTCAGCCCCGAGTCGGCCAGGATCTTCGCCACCGCCGCATCCGAGGTCCCGTCGAAGGTCGCCCCGAGGAGGATGCGGTCC
This portion of the Gemmatimonadaceae bacterium genome encodes:
- a CDS encoding cation-translocating P-type ATPase; protein product: AGETIPVDGEVIEGSSRLNRAILTGESEEVEVDVGDTVYAGTLNRSAELRISVRATGDDSRLARILAQVDESAQRRAPVVLLADRLASKLVLVVLSLAAATFFLWIRRGDSAAAWDNTIALLISTCPCALALATPLAMTAAVGRAARTGIYVKGGDTLESLSRPGWLVLDKTGTLTVGETTLVSWSGDEGLRPMILALEATSTHPIAAGFRRAWSGLTPAASAEVQHTIGGGIVGTVGGHHVVLGSPRFLATELPHAPASVSVASDGYTPVLVAVDGRIVGRASFGDAIRPDAAAALATLRARGWRTLLLSGDSQSVSARVGAELGFAPDEIVAEATPEEKAARVTALVQAVGGGRTPPCVAMVGDGVNDAAAIAAATVGIGVHGGAEASLATADVAMTRDGLTALVALDTGARRSMTMIRRNIAWALAYNVVGVGLAMTGHITPLVAAIMMPTSSLTVVLASWLGRTFTKDGR
- the ccoS gene encoding cbb3-type cytochrome oxidase assembly protein CcoS; protein product: MSILYLVVPLALVIVAVSVGGYLWAVKDGQMDDLETPGIRVIRDDQ